Proteins from a genomic interval of Acomys russatus chromosome 19, mAcoRus1.1, whole genome shotgun sequence:
- the Psph gene encoding phosphoserine phosphatase produces MVSHSELRKLFCSADAVCFDVDSTVIREEGIDELAKFCGVEAAVSEMTRRAMGGALPFKDALTERLALIQPSREQVQRLLAQHPPHLTPGIRELVSRLQERNVQVFLISGGFRSIVEHVAAKLNIPTTNVFANRLKFYFNGEYAGFDEMQPTAESGGKGKVIRFLKEKFHFKKIIMIGDGATDMEACPPADAFIGFGGNVIRQQVKDNAKWYITDFVELMGDLEE; encoded by the exons ATGGTCTCTCACTCAGAGCTGAGGAAGCTCTTCTGCTCAGCGGACGCGGTGTGTTTTGATGTCGACAGCacagtcatcagagaagaaggaatTGACGAGCTGGCCAAGTTCTGTGGAGTGGAGGCGGCTGTGTCTGAAAT GACACGCAGAGCCATGGGAGGGGCATTACCTTTCAAAGATGCGCTCACCGAGCGCCTGGCGCTGATCCAGCCCTCTAGGGAGCAGGTACAAAGGCTTCTAGCTCAGCACCCGCCACACCTGACCCCCGGCATAAG ggAGCTGGTAAGCCGCCTACAGGAGCGAAATGTCCAGGTGTTCCTCATATCTGGTGGCTTTAGGAGTATTGTGGAGCATGTTGCTGCAAAGCTTAACATCCCAACAACCAATGTATTTGCTAAtaggttgaaattctattttaacg GTGAGTATGCAGGTTTTGATGAGATGCAGCCAACAGCTGAGTCTGGTGGGAAAGGAAAGGTTATTcgatttttaaaggagaaatttcactttaagaaaataatcatGATCGGAGACGGAGCTACGGACATGGAAGCCTGCCCTCCCGCT GACGCTTTCATTGGATTTGGAGGAAATGTGATCAGGCAACAAGTAAAGGACAATGCCAAGTGGTACATCACTGACTTTGTTGAGCTGATGGGAGATTTGGAAGAATAA
- the Nipsnap2 gene encoding protein NipSnap homolog 2 isoform X1, translating into MAARVLLARGGLLRPAAPGSFLPGLRRVTSSGHRAREDSWLKSLFVRKVDPRKDAHSNLLAKKETSSLYKLQFHNVKPECLDAYNKICQEVLPKIHEDKHYPCTLVGTWNTWYGEQDQAVHLWRYEGGYPALTEVMNKLRENQEFINFRKARSDMLLSRKNQLLLEFSFWNEPVPRSGPNIYELRSYQLRPGTMIEWGNYWARAIRFRQDNHEAVGGFFSQIGQLYMVHHLWAYKDLQTREDIRNAAWHKHGWEELVYYTVPLIQEMESRIMIPLKTSPLQ; encoded by the exons GAGAGTAACATCCTCAGGTCACAGAGCTCGGGAAGACAGCTGGCTAAAGTCCTTATTTGTCAGAAAGGTTGATCCAAGAAAAGACGCCCACTCTAACCTCCTAGCCAAGAAGGAGACAAGCAGTCTGTACAAGTTACAGT TTCACAACGTTAAGCCGGAATGCCTGGATGCATACAACAAAATTTG TCAAGAAGTGCTACCAAAGATTCATGAAGACAAGCACTACCCTTGTACCTTGGTGGGGACGTGGAACACGTGGTATGGCGAGCAGGATCAAGCTG TCCACCTCTGGAGGTATGAAGGAGGCTATCCAGCCCTCACGGAGGTTATGAATAAACTCAGAGAAAACCAG GAATTTATAAATTTCCGTAAGGCCAGAAGTGACATGCTTCTCTCACGGAAGAACCAGCTGCTGTTGGAGTTCAGTTTTTGGAACGAGCCAGTGCCAAGATCAGGACCCAATATATACGAACTCAGGTCCTACCAACTCCGA CCGGGAACAATGATTGAATGGGGCAATTACTG GGCCCGTGCCATTCGCTTCAGACAGGACAACCACGAGGCAGTCGGGGGCTTCTTCTCTCAGATTGGGCAGCTCTATATGGTGCATCATCTTTGGG CTTATAAAGACCTTCAGACCAGGGAAGACATACGGAATGCAGCCTGGCACAAGCACGGCTGGGAGGAGCTGGTGTACTATACGG TCCCACTCATTCAGGAAATGGAGTCCAGGATCATGATCCCGCTCAAGACCTCGCCCCTCCAGTGA